A genomic segment from Oncorhynchus keta strain PuntledgeMale-10-30-2019 chromosome 7, Oket_V2, whole genome shotgun sequence encodes:
- the LOC118371849 gene encoding ADP-ribosylation factor-like protein 4C encodes MGNSFSNISAFQSLHIVMLGLDSAGKTTVLYRLKFNEFVNTVPTIGFNTEKIKLSNGTAKGISCHFWDVGGQEKLRPLWKSYSRCTDGIIYVVDSVDVDRLEEAKTELHKVTKFAENQGTPLLVIANKQDLPKSLPVADIEKQLALHELTPSTAYHVQPCCAIIGEGLHEGMDKLYEMIVKRRKSLKQKKKR; translated from the coding sequence ATGGGCAACAGTTTCTCCAACATATCTGCTTTCCAATCACTACACATTGTGATGCTGGGTTTGGATTCCGCTGGCAAAACGACTGTTCTCTATCGTCTGAAATTCAACGAATTCGTAAACACTGTGCCAACAATTGGATTCAACACTGAGAAAATCAAACTGAGTAATGGTACCGCGAAGGGGATCAGTTGTCACTTCTGGGACGTCGGAGGTCAGGAGAAGCTGCGGCCCCTGTGGAAATCCTACAGTCGGTGCACGGACGGCATCATTTATGTGGTGGACTCAGTGGACGTTGACCGGTTGGAGGAGGCTAAAACAGAACTGCATAAAGTCACAAAATTCGCAGAGAACCAGGGGACACCTCTTCTGGTTATAGCCAACAAGCAGGACCTGCCCAAATCTCTTCCAGTCGCAGACATTGAAAAACAGCTGGCTCTCCACGAGCTCACTCCATCCACCGCGTACCACGTCCAACCTTGCTGCGCCATAATTGGCGAGGGACTTCACGAGGGTATGGACAAACTCTATGAGATGATAGTAAAGCGGAGAAAATCTTTAAAGCAAAAGAAGAAACGATAA